DNA sequence from the Phoenix dactylifera cultivar Barhee BC4 chromosome 13, palm_55x_up_171113_PBpolish2nd_filt_p, whole genome shotgun sequence genome:
aaggccgacctcaggAGGCCAACCCCAGAAGGTCGAGCTCAGGAGGCCAACCCCAGAAGGTCGAGCTCAGGAGGCCAACTCTAGGAGGCCTAgcccagaaggccgacctcgtcgttcacatgctgcggccatgccctatAGCAGcttcaccgcaccatgctttgcttgctgaccacgccacgacatatcaaccagAGATCATGCCCTGCTTTTCCAGCCATACCCTGCTATGACTGTCAACGCCTTAGCACTCACAAGGACGGGCTGCACcgtgcgccacaagcaagctctggctgcgcGCCATCCCCACTCATGATGAGAACGggccatacctccgccacctaGATACCCCCTACAttgactataaatagccccgtCAGGTAACGCCTAAGGAACTTTTTTGGCTGGACAAAATATACCCGACTCTAACTTAAGCGTCGGAGGACCCTCACTGGAAccccaccggtgaggcttttcGCTAGCCGGAGTATACCATTATTTAGAACCATTTTCAGAGACAAACCAGTAGGAGACAAGGGATGGATGTCGCTAGGCTAGGTCAACTCTATCATTGGTATCATTATCCCTATCACGATCACTATATAAAGATATGTGCTACTACTATCCCGATGCAGCGAAGCTAGGTGGTGCTATTATGGCGGGGGAAGGGTCTACTTCTGCTCCATCGGAATGCTTTTGTGGCAGGTCTTTCTATTACCGATATGGACCTCACTAATGGGTCTCGTTCTGTACCTAGGTATGGATCTATATCACTAAGGTCAGTATATGAAAGTAGGAGGTGGCCCCTGTCCTCTCCTTCCACACTTCGGCAGCTCCTTCGACCCTCCGACGTGGTCACCCTTggaccaaatttgaaccacaacgtATTTGGCGCTAGAGGAGGGCCTGAGTCGTGATCATGAGATTAAGAGGTCACGGAGCTTCAAATGCATCGAGGAGCCAGGCACCAGCTCTCGGCAACTCGCTCCAAAGTCCACCTCCTGCAAAACCGGCAGACCAAAATTTTCAAGTCCAGCCGTAGTAGTTCAACCTGCTTGTTCAACAAGTCCAAGCACTCACTGCGGTCGTTCAAGGTCTGCAGTAAGTAGAAAACCAGCCTGTACTCCCTCCTCACGAGCATGAGTCCTTAGGATGCCGCTCGCGACGCCATTCTCCTGCAGAGCATCACCAGGCCGACCTcaaaaggccgagctcagaaggttgagccgacctcagaaggatcagaaggccgagccgacctcagagGGATCAGAAGGCATGGTGGGAGAAGATGCTCCCAATATAGCTCCTATATCTTACATGTCGACGACTCCTCGACCTGGGGGGCAGCGGCGCGGCCGAGGGCTCAATGCCAGTCGCCTAACGGCCCCCGACGACTCCCAGTCGGTGCTGACCCAAGTCACCTCAAAGCTCGAGAGCTGTCAAAATGTCACTAAAAGATACGGAACGCCACTTCGGctttaaataatttcaatatttcacATATTTCAAGATCGAGGAATGCAAAAGCCGACCTATAGGTATCTCCATCTCCACCATCGCCCCCCATCTATATTCTCGGGCTGGTGCTTACCCCCGAGCTGGATTCTAttctcgagctcatctaagtgctcgagctcttctactctcgagctcatctaagtgctcgAGCTCTTCTACTCTCGAGCTCATTTAAGTGATCAACGCCAATTCGACGCTATTTCAACGCCAATTCGACGACAATTCGACGTCAATTCAATGCCAATTCGACGACATTTGACCCCATTTCGACGACATTTGATGCCAATTCAACTACATTCGCCGCCATTTCAACGGCAATTTGACGATATTCGACGCCAATTCGACGACATTTGATGCCATTTCGATGCCAATTCAACTCTAtttcaacgccattcgacgccttcTACGACGAcgcgccccgatctgagtgggggcgccctgctgagtcgaccacaagccaaagaaggccgctgaaGTTGACCTCAAAGCAGAGTCGCTTAGCTCGGCTTGGACAGCTCGGCTTAAAGCCCTTAACTCCAACTGCACGAGAGGTACACCTTACTCGACACATACATCTCCATAGATActtggctatattacaggacgatcaacgactggactacttccttcgcccgatcCAAAAGACATCtcggactcggaagtcggggggcaaatgatgggggcaaaatggattgtCCTATTTTTCGGCATGAGTCACCCAATTTTGACCAAGCCGAACCCAGAAGGCAAAGCCCAGAGGGCCCaccccagaaggccgagctcataaggccgagctcaaagggccgacctcagaaggccaacctgagaaggccgagctcaagaGGCCAaacccagaaggccgagctcagaaggtcaAGCTCAAGAGGCCAATCCCAAGAGGCCGAGCTCAGGAGGccaacctcagaaggccgagctcagaaggccgagctcaggagGCCGActtcagaaggccgacctcgtcgtccacatgctgcggccatgccctgtaACAGCCTCACTGCACCATGTTTTGCTTAttggccacgccacgacatatcagtCAAGGACCATGTCCTGCTTCCCCAGCCATACCTTGCTATGACTGTTAATGCCTTACCACTCACAAGGACGGGCTGCACCGTGCGCCACAAACAAGCTCTGGTTGCGCGCCATCCCCACTCATGATGAGAACGGGCCATACCTCCGCCATCTGGACGCTCCTacagggactataaatagccccatcagGTAACGCTTAAGAAACTTTTTTGgctgaaaaatatattttccactctaacttgagcgtCAGAGGGCCCTCACCGAAACCCCACCGATGAGGCTTTGTTCAGGTACATCGCTGCACAGGAGGTGGCCCCGTTCTCTTCTTTCATACTCCAGCAGCTCCTCCGACTCCTCCGGCACGGTCAacctcgggccagatttgaaccacaacggTTTCTAACTCTATTTACTCTTTCTTCATGAGCTAATATCTAGATATGTTTTCAGAGtccttttttttcaatattttataatgAGATAAATCTTGATGTGACATACAACAAACCACCTTATAGCTGTTAAGCATGGAAGGGAACTCACGGTAGCCATATGATACTCCATGTAAATACTCCATGTATCGGCCAAAAACATGCACCGCTCTGTCACTATGCTCTATGCATAGTAATTTGTCGTTGTCTTTCATCTTTTATGTTAAGGAATCATACACATACAAATATTTATTTTCGAAAACTTCCtgtataattaatttataatttttatataatattaaaataaatttaaaatcaaaaactttataaaaAAATGTTATATATTCTAGCACATAAAATTCATTATATTCATTCTAAATACGGATGCATGTCATTTAtcagaaattaaaatatattatttatgctTGCTGTatgtactattttttttttgtcaaataaCCTCTTAATGCCTTTCCAAATTCCAATCCTTTCACTAACCTTACTAATATTACAAATTGGTACCTCGCACGCAAGGCGGATAATTTCAAAACGTTCATTTCCTCTCCCAAGTCCTACCGCAAattcaagaaaataaaactgggATAAAAAAGGAAACCTAAACGCCACGTCGCCAACCCATTTCAAAACCAGACCACgaaaaaagaataataagaaagaaaagaaaaccaaaataaAAACAAGAACCCACGTCGCCGCCTCCAGAAGCACAGCAGAGAGATCATCGCGAAACCCTGAAAGATCGAAGCTCTCCGCCGTCGTATCCCCGCTGTCACCGGTGATCCGGTACGCCGGGATACCGCCTGCCAGAAAGTTCATGACTCCCTCCCGGCGATGCCTCCGGCGATCGTAGATTTCCGGACACGGGCCGCCGCCTCCCCCCAGGTCCGTACCAAGCGATTCTCTTCTCAAAATCCTAGAGAAGGTCAGATCCCCGCTCCTTTCTCCCCTTTCTCCTTCGATCCCACTGGCATTTCCGCCACCGATcgcccctccgccgccgcctctgcccgcccCATGGATCGGACGAACCTAGGGCATTCATTTCCGAGTCCCGGGAACTCCATCGATGGTGGATTCAGTGGTGGTTTCGCCTCCTCTACTCCTTCTTTCCCTCCTTCCCCATTCCCCTCGGTTTCGGCCTCCGGGAAGCCCTCGCCAGCGGCGGGGCTCTCGAAGCCACGGCTCGTGAAGGTGAGGAAGCATGTCGCGCCCCCCCGGGTGAGGCCTACTGTGGCTCCGGAGGCGGCGGACGACTCTGGGTTCAACCCGTTTCGATCGGCTCCGGCGGCCTCGGCCGCTGACGCTGCCGATCAGGAGGGTGGTAGAATGCGGGGGCTGAATGAGAAGCTTCATTCGTGGAAACCTTTCATTCCTGAATCAAGAATTAGGGTTCCTGAGAATTCAAGTGGTCCAAATTCGCGTAGTTTTGAACCTGTGAAGTCTGAGAATCCTGGTTTTGTTTTTGGTGCTGGTTCCGCCGGCGCTGCCGATCAGACGGGTGGCGGAATGCGGGGGCTGAATGAGAAGCTTCATTCATGGAAACCTTTCAAGCCTGAATCAGGAATTAGGGTTCCTGAGAATTCAAGTGGTCCAACTTCGAGTAGTTTTGAGCCTGTGAAGTCTGAGAGTGCTGGTTTTGTTTTTGGTGCTGGTTCTGCTTCGCAACCAAGTGTAATTATCGGGTCTGAGAATGCAAAAGATCGTGCATTTAGTTTTGGTAGTGAGGGAAGCCGAGGTTTTGATGCAGGTCCGTCTGTATTTGGGAGTGGTGTGAAGAAAAATTCTGATTCGGGACTAAGCTCGTCAGAGAATTTGAGTGGTCCCAATTTGGGTAGTTTTGAATATGTGAAGTCTGAAAGCTCTGGTTTTGATTTTGTTGCTCGTTCTGCATCAAACCAGAGCGAAAAGAATATTGGCTGTGGGAGTAGTGTAGATGGTGCTGCTTTTAGTTTTTGTAGTGAGGGAAGTGTTGGTTCTGAAACCGGTGGTTTTGTGTTTGGGAGTGGTGTGAACATGAGTTCTGATTCGAGATGGAAGTCACCAGAGAATTCTGGTGGCCTGAATTTGGGTAATCCTGAATCTGTGAAGTCTGAGAGTGCTGATTTTGTCTTTGGTGCTAGTTCTGTTTCAAATTCGAATAAACCAGACCGCACATTCAATTTTGCCAACAAAGATAGCAGCAATTCTGATCCATTTGCTTTTGTACCTGGGAGTAGTGTGGAGAAGAGTTCTAAATTGAGTCAGAACTTGCCAGGAAATTCAACTGGTCCGAATATGGGTAGCTTCAAAACTGGAAATTCTGAAAGCACTGCATTTGTCTTTGGTTCTAATGTGGGGTCATTTTCAGATACCAGAAGTGTTGGGTCAGGGAGTGCAGTAGGGGAAGCATCTGGTTTtatgaaagagggaagtgggaAATCAGATTCCGGTGTGTTTGAATTTGGGAGTGGAACACAAAAAGGTGCCAGCTCAAGTTGGAACTTGCCAGAAACTTCTGGCATTCCAAACTTGGGCAGGTCTGAGTCTGTGAAGCCTGAAAATGTTAATTTTATCTTTGGCGCAAGTTCAACATCAAATATGGGATCCAGAAGTATGGGGTCAGGGAATACTCTGGGTGGTGAGTTTAGTTTTACAAGTGGGAGAAGTGTGAATGCAGACACAGACGTCTTTGTATTTGGGGGTCGTGCAAGAGAAGGTTCTAATTTGAGTCAGAGCTCATCTATTGTGTCCGAGCAGGGCCCATTCTCAAAGCTCCCTGATGAAATGAGAAAGCTGAACTTGCATAGCTCCAGTAATGAGGAGGGTTTTGAGAAGGCAAAGCAAGCTGATAGTAAGGCTAAGATTGATCATAGCAATGTTTTCATCTTTGGTGGTAACCAGAATGCTCCCAGTTCCATTGGTGGTGCTGTAAATATGCTGCCAGAGGAGATGAAGAAGTTGGATATAGGAAGTGCAAAAGCAACCAagaatgcaaaaaataaaagcgTGGATCAGACCGCAAATGTGCCTGTCTTTGGAAGCAATATGAAGAAAACTTCTGCTTCAAATCAGACATCAGCCAATGCATTCACTAGTTTTGAGAAGAACACTTGTTCAGAGCTACCGACTGGCATACAGAAGCTTAACACTGATGGTTTAAGGAATGATGATAGTTTCACAAAGACAGAAAAGGCTGATTATCAGTTCAAGGTGGATGTTAGCAATGGACCTAATGGCTTCACTTTCCTGAGTAATAAAGATGTACCTGGCTCTTTCACAGGAAATGGAGTAAATATGTTACACAATGATATGGAGAAGTTGGATATCAACAAACCAGAAAATTTAACTGGAAATATAGATCAGACAGATCATTCAGCTGGAGATGCTTATACTTCCTCCAAGTTTACTTTTCAGGCAGGAAAACAGGGTGCCAGTTCAACAATGGGCCATGATCCACCATCTAAAACACAAGAACATTTTACATCCAGTGGTGTTGCTACACCTTCTTTTTATCCATCGTCATCTGGCCCTGGTTTTCAGTCTGTTGGGACTGAGTTCACTTCCACAAGCATGCATGGAGGACTGGAAACACCACACATGGAGTTTAAACAGGACAGCCATCTGTTGTCTAAGGAGAATTTGTTTACTGGACCACATCATAATATGGCATTCAATGTGAAAAAGGACAATGTTCAAAGTACAAGAACAAAGAAGAGGAGGGGTAAATCAAGACAATCTGTCCCAGCCCACCAGACCTTTGCTAAACCATTTATTTCAATGGAAAAGGGTCCTTTGGAAAATTTGAAACCTGAGTCGCCTGGTGGTTATTCACCAATGGATTATTCTCCTTATCAGGAGAATCAATGCTCAAGAGAAGCTTCAGTGGCATCCGGTGAGTCCATACATATGTTCTCCCACTGTGCATCAGCTGATACAGAAAGATCATTTTCTgtagatgaaggagaagaagacttGGTCTCTGCAGCAAAGCGCTTAGATGTCAATGAAGGTGATGTAAAACATGATAGTGATGGTTCTAGAAGCAACGTTGAGAAGAATTTTGCTGCCAAATCTTCTGTTATAGAGGAGCAAAATTCTGGACCTGGCAGAGAGAGTTTTGTTTTCAAGTCTGACAGTGTAGGTCTCAGTAGTGACACTAATAATGCTGCAATGGAAGCTGAAACTGGTCCTTTTAGCTCTAATTTCGAGAGGCAAGCAAGCGAGGGTGGAACATGCTTCACTTTTGTAACCAGCTCAGAGGACTTCGGTGGTTCAAACTTCACATTTGCTGCATCTCCTTTTGCTCAAGGTCCATTATCAGCAGCAAAGCGCCACCATAGAAGGAAAAGTAGGATGAAAACTGGTCATGATTTTTATAGTTCCACTTCTAATGCCAGTGCTCCTTTGGCTTCCCCCTCTCCAAATCTGTTTTCAGCTACCAGCACTTGTACGCAACCGGATCCCGCACAAGACATGAAAGGCCTGCCATCTTTTCACCAGGGTGGAGATGATAGCAGAACAGAAACAAATAGAAAATCAGAGTCCAACAAAGATGACTTAACCAAAGATGTGGCAAGTGTTGCAGCAGAGGAAGCTTGTGACAAGTGGCGTCTCAGGTGTTTgttgctcctctctctctctctctctctctctctctacattaATGGGACGCTTGCATATATTTGGCTTTGTCGTACTTATTCAGTAAGAGCGTGCTCTTGCTATTCTGATTACCCCTTGcctctgtgtgtgtgtatatatatattgagtGGTAGTTTTGATTTATAGCTACAGGCTAGGACTTCCTGGTATGGTACATGCTGCTTTATATTGAGTATGATCAAATATGATCTTTGatacttttcatttttttgtgcATTAGGGGCAATCAAGCTTATGCAAATGGACATCTATCTAAAGCAGAGGAGTATTATACTCGTGGGGTGAATTCCATCCCTTCAAATGAAACTTCTAGGAATTGTAGTAGAGTATTGATGCTGTGCTATAGCAACCGCGCAGCTACACGGATGTCTCTTGGAAGAATGAGAGAAGCACTCAATGACTGTATGATGGCTGTTGCAATTGATCCCAGCTTTCTCAGGGCTCAAGTTAGGGCTGCAAAGTAAGGGGTTCTTGGTTCTCTCCACCATTTGACTCACCACTATGTCTTTAAACCCATTTGCAATTCATGCATCAAGTTGTTGAACATGATTATAGGCAATGCTGTAGTTATAAACAAATGATGGAAGAGTATTGAGAAATAATTACATAATTCATTTTTACTGAAAAGGCAAATGTGGAAAATAGAAGTAAAGGTCATTAAAATAATGAAAAGTATAAAATCCTTCTAGTGAATTAAAACATGATAATTTTTCAACGGTAAACAAATGCATGCACTGTAATTAAAATACTTTTCTTTTCCCCCATTAAACTTAAACTGCAAAGAAGCTAAAACATAAAAATTGTACCCCCAAAATATATATTAGAGGCAAAATTGACTAATGGGGCCATGTGCTCAATATAAACTATTAGGATAGACCCTGCTCCACAATTACTAAAGTCACCAAATATATGGAGACATAGTTCATGTACAACAATTTCACGGTGGATCATAATTTGATTCTCCATCATATGTTGGAGATAGGAAGACAAAATTGTGTTTCATTAAAAGTGGACAAAAAAGTAGGTTCAATCTCTTTATGTTTCATGAAGTTATGAAAATAAGATTATTGTCATTGGATAATGCTCtatatatcctttatcacaattTGGGCCATGTCAATATATTTTATCTTCATGCTGTAGCAAGggatgagattttttctttttcttgatttaggaGCAATAAGGTACTCAAGAAAGATGCATAAGTCAATTTTCAGTGCCAATTGTTCTTATCATTTGAGTTAAGAAAGATACAGATGGATATTTCTATTTGGGCGAATAGGAGGAGAAGAGTGTCAAAAGGGTAATAAGGATCTATACTCTATAGGATAATTATGTGATGAATACAGTGTAGATTATGAAAGCACTGGCTCTCCCAAGGTCGGCAGAACCTTTCTAAACCGTCTGATTCGCGGCGTATTGAGCCGTACTGGCGGCGGAACTGAACGACTCCAATAATCAAATTGAGAAACCGGcgaaggagggggagagagaaagaaagagaggaaaagagaggagggcggggagggagaggaagagagagggtggCGGAGGGCCGGGGAGTGGCCCCGCCCACCGGTTCCGTGTTTTGTCCAATAACAAGGATCCAAGAGGGTGGAGTTTCTCCTCCGCCCATCTGCGCCCCTCCCCCCACCGTTCGCCACCCTctgtctctccccctctcttcctccctcgctcttcctccccctctctttcttctcctctctcccatTCTTCCTCCCCCATGTCCTCTCCACCGTGTCAGGCCGTGCTTTGTCGGCCTCCGCtggccttctccttctctctccctcccttctctctctcttttcctctctcctgtTCTCCATCACCCCGCCCTCTCTGTTGTGTCGGTATGGCTCCGACATGGAACGATATGGGGCACACCATACTATGCCTCTAGGTAACCAGTACGGGCCCTGATACTGGCGCAACAATTCTTGCGCTCGCCAATTAGTCATTATGACAGTTTGGATGGTTTATGGTCAAATATATTATGTCAACCTTAGTTGATGAAAAAAAAGGTTTAGGGATTGTCAAGAATGCAATCCATAGAATCTATAATCTCTATCACAGCATCCACGATGTCAATGGGATGCATGAACGATAAATTTGGAGGTGCATCCTTGTCATGAGAGGAAGTACTCGTTAGGATACTAGATAATGTATAGAGACCTTCAAAAGTATTAAGAAGGATCGTTCATCTTACATAAGTTTTGAGAGTGATTCCTTAAATTTGCCAGCATTACTAGCAAATAACTATGTCACTTATATAGGTTAGTAGTGATGCTATAGAAATATTGGGTGAAATAAGCACAACTTGAGGTGTCAAGTGTAGAGTAGCATATCGTGAAATTGTATATTGTTTTGCATTACAT
Encoded proteins:
- the LOC103711698 gene encoding uncharacterized protein LOC103711698 isoform X1, producing MPPAIVDFRTRAAASPQVRTKRFSSQNPREGQIPAPFSPFSFDPTGISATDRPSAAASARPMDRTNLGHSFPSPGNSIDGGFSGGFASSTPSFPPSPFPSVSASGKPSPAAGLSKPRLVKVRKHVAPPRVRPTVAPEAADDSGFNPFRSAPAASAADAADQEGGRMRGLNEKLHSWKPFIPESRIRVPENSSGPNSRSFEPVKSENPGFVFGAGSAGAADQTGGGMRGLNEKLHSWKPFKPESGIRVPENSSGPTSSSFEPVKSESAGFVFGAGSASQPSVIIGSENAKDRAFSFGSEGSRGFDAGPSVFGSGVKKNSDSGLSSSENLSGPNLGSFEYVKSESSGFDFVARSASNQSEKNIGCGSSVDGAAFSFCSEGSVGSETGGFVFGSGVNMSSDSRWKSPENSGGLNLGNPESVKSESADFVFGASSVSNSNKPDRTFNFANKDSSNSDPFAFVPGSSVEKSSKLSQNLPGNSTGPNMGSFKTGNSESTAFVFGSNVGSFSDTRSVGSGSAVGEASGFMKEGSGKSDSGVFEFGSGTQKGASSSWNLPETSGIPNLGRSESVKPENVNFIFGASSTSNMGSRSMGSGNTLGGEFSFTSGRSVNADTDVFVFGGRAREGSNLSQSSSIVSEQGPFSKLPDEMRKLNLHSSSNEEGFEKAKQADSKAKIDHSNVFIFGGNQNAPSSIGGAVNMLPEEMKKLDIGSAKATKNAKNKSVDQTANVPVFGSNMKKTSASNQTSANAFTSFEKNTCSELPTGIQKLNTDGLRNDDSFTKTEKADYQFKVDVSNGPNGFTFLSNKDVPGSFTGNGVNMLHNDMEKLDINKPENLTGNIDQTDHSAGDAYTSSKFTFQAGKQGASSTMGHDPPSKTQEHFTSSGVATPSFYPSSSGPGFQSVGTEFTSTSMHGGLETPHMEFKQDSHLLSKENLFTGPHHNMAFNVKKDNVQSTRTKKRRGKSRQSVPAHQTFAKPFISMEKGPLENLKPESPGGYSPMDYSPYQENQCSREASVASGESIHMFSHCASADTERSFSVDEGEEDLVSAAKRLDVNEGDVKHDSDGSRSNVEKNFAAKSSVIEEQNSGPGRESFVFKSDSVGLSSDTNNAAMEAETGPFSSNFERQASEGGTCFTFVTSSEDFGGSNFTFAASPFAQGPLSAAKRHHRRKSRMKTGHDFYSSTSNASAPLASPSPNLFSATSTCTQPDPAQDMKGLPSFHQGGDDSRTETNRKSESNKDDLTKDVASVAAEEACDKWRLRGNQAYANGHLSKAEEYYTRGVNSIPSNETSRNCSRVLMLCYSNRAATRMSLGRMREALNDCMMAVAIDPSFLRAQVRAANCHLALGDIEDALEYFKKCLQSDDDASLGQKILLEASEGLQKAQQVADYIVQAKELIRKRTPNEVTKALQLISEALSISPHSENLMEMKAEALLMLHKYEEVIQLCEESLDSAKRNSFLAGSDDQLENLDSSGYTKSSSVRLWRWRLISKSYFYLGKLEEALELLRKHEQVKPIGESFLLQMKTSRCGDKSAETSASFFVTVRELLRLKAAGNEAFQSGRHLEAVEHYTAALACNTESRPFTAICFCNRAAAYQALGQITDAIADCSLAIALDPSYPKAISRRATLHEMIRDYGQAADDLHRLISFLEKQLTNKGNQSGSVGKSTSNNNDLKRARLRLSSVEEEARRETMLDMYMILGIEQSSSAADVKKAYRKAALKHHPDKAGQFLARSENADDGLWREVADEVYKDADRLFKMIGEAYTILSDPAKRLQYDAEEEIRTTLEKGYNMNRTSKNPADNYSSQYEKSSNMHQWRSYGSPHKRWSEYTRSNR
- the LOC103711698 gene encoding uncharacterized protein LOC103711698 isoform X2 gives rise to the protein MPPAIVDFRTRAAASPQVRTKRFSSQNPREGQIPAPFSPFSFDPTGISATDRPSAAASARPMDRTNLGHSFPSPGNSIDGGFSGGFASSTPSFPPSPFPSVSASGKPSPAAGLSKPRLVKVRKHVAPPRVRPTVAPEAADDSGFNPFRSAPAASAADAADQEGGRMRGLNEKLHSWKPFIPESRIRVPENSSGPNSRSFEPVKSENPGFVFGAGSAGAADQTGGGMRGLNEKLHSWKPFKPESGIRVPENSSGPTSSSFEPVKSESAGFVFGAGSASQPSVIIGSENAKDRAFSFGSEGSRGFDAGPSVFGSGVKKNSDSGLSSSENLSGPNLGSFEYVKSESSGFDFVARSASNQSEKNIGCGSSVDGAAFSFCSEGSVGSETGGFVFGSGVNMSSDSRWKSPENSGGLNLGNPESVKSESADFVFGASSVSNSNKPDRTFNFANKDSSNSDPFAFVPGSSVEKSSKLSQNLPGNSTGPNMGSFKTGNSESTAFVFGSNVGSFSDTRSVGSGSAVGEASGFMKEGSGKSDSGVFEFGSGTQKGASSSWNLPETSGIPNLGRSESVKPENVNFIFGASSTSNMGSRSMGSGNTLGGEFSFTSGRSVNADTDVFVFGGRAREGSNLSQSSSIVSEQGPFSKLPDEMRKLNLHSSSNEEGFEKAKQADSKAKIDHSNVFIFGGNQNAPSSIGGAVNMLPEEMKKLDIGSAKATKNAKNKSVDQTANVPVFGSNMKKTSASNQTSANAFTSFEKNTCSELPTGIQKLNTDGLRNDDSFTKTEKADYQFKVDVSNGPNGFTFLSNKDVPGSFTGNGVNMLHNDMEKLDINKPENLTGNIDQTDHSAGDAYTSSKFTFQAGKQGASSTMGHDPPSKTQEHFTSSGVATPSFYPSSSGPGFQSVGTEFTSTSMHGGLETPHMEFKQDSHLLSKENLFTGPHHNMAFNVKKDNVQSTRTKKRRGKSRQSVPAHQTFAKPFISMEKGPLENLKPESPGGYSPMDYSPYQENQCSREASVASGESIHMFSHCASADTERSFSVDEGEEDLVSAAKRLDVNEGDVKHDSDGSRSNVEKNFAAKSSVIEEQNSGPGRESFVFKSDSVGLSSDTNNAAMEAETGPFSSNFERQASEGGTCFTFVTSSEDFGGSNFTFAASPFAQGPLSAAKRHHRRKSRMKTGHDFYSSTSNASAPLASPSPNLFSATSTCTQPDPAQDMKGLPSFHQGGDDSRTETNRKSESNKDDLTKDVASVAAEEACDKWRLRGNQAYANGHLSKAEEYYTRGVNSIPSNETSRNCSRVLMLCYSNRAATRMSLGRMREALNDCMMAVAIDPSFLRAQVRAANCHLALGDIEDALEYFKKCLQSDDDASLGQKILLEASEGLQKAQQVADYIVQAKELIRKRTPNEVTKALQLISEALSISPHSENLMEMKAEALLMLHKYEEVIQLCEESLDSAKRNSFLAGSDDQLENLDSSGYTKSSSVRLWRWRLISKSYFYLGKLEEALELLRKHEQVKPIGERCGDKSAETSASFFVTVRELLRLKAAGNEAFQSGRHLEAVEHYTAALACNTESRPFTAICFCNRAAAYQALGQITDAIADCSLAIALDPSYPKAISRRATLHEMIRDYGQAADDLHRLISFLEKQLTNKGNQSGSVGKSTSNNNDLKRARLRLSSVEEEARRETMLDMYMILGIEQSSSAADVKKAYRKAALKHHPDKAGQFLARSENADDGLWREVADEVYKDADRLFKMIGEAYTILSDPAKRLQYDAEEEIRTTLEKGYNMNRTSKNPADNYSSQYEKSSNMHQWRSYGSPHKRWSEYTRSNR